Proteins found in one Subtercola endophyticus genomic segment:
- a CDS encoding acyl-CoA dehydrogenase family protein, with amino-acid sequence MTLVHEQATTFEPLISDFYGYHNLLTEREKQSLAALRAYLESEVKPLVNGLWERAEFPHQVIKPLADLDVYRFGWESTKPFENSAVFRGFVALELARVDASVATHVGVHNGLAMGSINVAGSPEQKAEWLPKMATGEIVGAFGLTEPDSGSDSAQGLRTVATRDAETGDWILNGSKRWIGNATFSDITIIWAKSAEDGQVKGFIVKTDTPGYTATKIEGKQALRIVQNADITLENVRVPEELRLQNANSFKDTAKVLRLTRAEVAWASVGNSIGAYEAAVRYTKQRVQFGKPIASHQLVQDLLVKSLGNITASLAMVVRVSQMLDEGTQRDEHSALAKAYTTARMRETVGWCREALGGNGIVLEYDVARHFADAEALYSYEGTREMNTLIVGRSITGFAAFV; translated from the coding sequence ATGACTCTCGTGCACGAACAGGCCACCACCTTCGAGCCTCTCATCAGCGATTTCTACGGGTACCACAACCTGCTCACCGAGCGTGAGAAGCAGTCGCTCGCCGCGCTTCGCGCCTACCTCGAGAGCGAAGTGAAGCCTCTCGTCAACGGGCTGTGGGAGCGGGCGGAGTTTCCGCACCAGGTGATCAAGCCGCTCGCCGATCTCGACGTCTACCGGTTCGGCTGGGAGTCGACCAAGCCGTTCGAGAACTCGGCTGTGTTCCGCGGTTTTGTGGCTCTCGAACTCGCGCGCGTCGATGCCTCGGTCGCCACGCACGTCGGCGTGCACAACGGCCTGGCCATGGGATCGATCAACGTCGCGGGTTCGCCCGAGCAGAAGGCCGAGTGGCTGCCGAAGATGGCGACCGGCGAGATCGTCGGGGCGTTCGGGCTCACCGAGCCCGACTCCGGCTCCGACTCGGCGCAGGGCCTGCGCACGGTGGCGACCCGCGACGCCGAGACCGGCGACTGGATTCTGAACGGCTCGAAGCGCTGGATCGGCAACGCCACCTTCAGCGACATCACCATCATCTGGGCCAAGAGCGCCGAAGACGGTCAGGTCAAGGGCTTCATCGTGAAGACCGACACACCCGGATACACCGCCACGAAGATCGAAGGCAAGCAGGCTCTGCGCATCGTGCAGAACGCCGACATCACGCTCGAGAACGTTCGCGTTCCCGAAGAGCTGCGCCTGCAGAACGCAAACAGCTTCAAAGACACCGCCAAGGTGCTGCGGCTGACTCGCGCCGAGGTGGCCTGGGCTTCGGTCGGCAATTCGATCGGAGCCTACGAGGCCGCCGTGCGTTACACCAAGCAGCGCGTTCAGTTCGGCAAGCCGATCGCCTCGCATCAGCTCGTGCAAGACCTGCTGGTGAAGAGCCTGGGCAACATCACGGCCAGCCTCGCCATGGTGGTGCGGGTTTCGCAGATGCTCGACGAGGGCACCCAGCGTGACGAGCACTCGGCTCTGGCCAAGGCCTACACGACAGCCCGCATGCGCGAGACCGTCGGCTGGTGCCGTGAGGCGCTCGGCGGCAACGGCATCGTGCTCGAATACGACGTGGCACGGCACTTCGCCGACGCCGAGGCGCTGTACTCCTATGAGGGCACACGCGAGATGAACACGCTGATCGTCGGCCGCAGCATCACGGGGTTCGCTGCTTTCGTGTAG
- a CDS encoding S-layer homology domain-containing protein, which produces MSSSTRSWRKHLGRLSLVAVVAMALSCGVSAAEAETQPAVASVVTDAAALTLPVGRGSDGAPLSSARHGADSVIPPLSGGPAAPAPGAMSTQNEPISSFSGYVVDSGPGNPGLANVRVVVYDSNFAYINSTITDNFGHYYIGGLDTGPYTLWASSLDAKAGYGNVWLNGQSSAASAQFDYLQYNEQVGWNITLTKHTGTYISGSLTSALSHAAQADVYVAAFDADGHPAGYTFSDQNGNWQILGLRAGPKTILFSPSAASGLGSTWWKGSQTAAHATVVTVPASLAGTALPGSVSLLPVAHVSGTVRDDSGNPLAGISSYAWDDDGAVVEAVTDSNGRYDFALSQGSYRFDYYDTTGSNYGYQWWNNAVFSADATVVAVTSPSTPTVQNITLTRGGRVIGRLAIGDAAANLQHPDMKVTIARQTPNGFVDYAEPNVGVNGVFSLLNIPPGTYRLTASDGSNFPGVWPMVWDDGDGTGTIQVSAGSTAQVYFQLSETGFADISIDHTFAKPIAWMKSSGISTGYYSDGVATYRPTEDVQRQAMAAFLYRFARGDTSGWIPPSTASFADVPAGSTFWRETEWMKAMGITTGSVDPSTGKLIFDPTAPVTRQAMAAFLARYAHASTTTPATPSFTDVDASNPFYAQIEWMHATGLTTGYDNGDGTFSFHPDEAVSRQAMAAFLYRYAQQHGAA; this is translated from the coding sequence GTGAGCTCCTCGACCCGTTCCTGGCGGAAACACCTCGGTCGCCTCAGCCTTGTCGCCGTGGTCGCGATGGCCCTGTCGTGCGGGGTCAGCGCGGCCGAGGCCGAAACCCAGCCAGCCGTCGCAAGTGTTGTGACCGACGCCGCCGCACTCACTCTGCCCGTCGGGCGCGGCAGCGATGGAGCGCCGCTCTCTTCGGCTCGGCACGGCGCCGATTCGGTCATTCCGCCGCTCTCGGGCGGCCCAGCCGCGCCGGCCCCTGGCGCAATGAGCACTCAGAACGAACCGATTTCGTCGTTCTCGGGATACGTCGTCGATTCAGGGCCAGGCAACCCGGGTCTGGCCAACGTTCGGGTGGTCGTTTACGACTCGAACTTCGCGTACATCAACTCGACCATCACCGACAACTTCGGTCACTACTACATCGGCGGCCTCGACACCGGGCCGTACACCCTCTGGGCTTCGTCGCTGGATGCGAAGGCCGGCTATGGCAACGTGTGGCTGAACGGGCAGTCCTCCGCGGCGAGCGCGCAGTTCGATTACCTGCAGTACAACGAGCAGGTGGGGTGGAACATCACCCTGACCAAGCACACAGGTACTTACATCTCTGGCAGTCTCACCTCGGCGCTCTCGCACGCCGCACAAGCAGACGTCTATGTTGCAGCGTTCGACGCCGACGGCCACCCAGCCGGCTACACCTTCAGCGATCAGAACGGCAACTGGCAGATACTCGGCCTGAGGGCTGGGCCGAAGACGATTTTGTTCTCGCCGTCAGCGGCGAGCGGGCTCGGCTCGACCTGGTGGAAGGGGTCGCAAACCGCCGCCCACGCGACCGTGGTCACGGTTCCGGCATCGCTCGCCGGCACTGCGCTTCCCGGTTCAGTGAGTCTGCTTCCTGTCGCTCATGTCTCGGGCACGGTACGAGATGACTCCGGGAATCCACTCGCCGGCATCAGTTCGTACGCCTGGGATGATGACGGGGCCGTGGTCGAGGCGGTCACCGACAGCAACGGGCGGTACGATTTCGCGCTCAGCCAAGGCTCGTACCGTTTCGACTACTACGACACGACGGGCTCCAACTACGGCTACCAGTGGTGGAACAATGCCGTCTTCAGCGCCGACGCGACAGTGGTCGCCGTCACCTCCCCGTCTACGCCGACGGTTCAGAACATCACCCTGACTCGCGGGGGTCGGGTGATCGGCCGGCTGGCGATTGGCGACGCGGCGGCAAACCTCCAGCACCCAGACATGAAGGTCACCATCGCGCGTCAGACACCGAACGGCTTCGTCGACTACGCCGAACCGAATGTCGGAGTGAACGGGGTCTTCTCGCTTCTGAATATTCCGCCGGGCACGTACCGGCTGACCGCCTCAGACGGGAGCAATTTTCCGGGCGTTTGGCCGATGGTGTGGGATGACGGAGACGGTACGGGCACAATCCAGGTGTCAGCCGGGTCTACTGCCCAGGTGTATTTTCAGCTGAGCGAGACCGGATTCGCTGACATCAGCATCGACCACACGTTCGCGAAACCCATCGCATGGATGAAGTCGTCGGGTATCTCCACCGGATACTACAGCGATGGTGTGGCGACGTACCGGCCCACCGAAGACGTTCAGCGGCAGGCGATGGCGGCCTTTCTCTACCGGTTCGCCCGAGGCGACACCAGCGGCTGGATTCCGCCATCGACGGCCTCGTTCGCCGACGTTCCTGCCGGGTCGACGTTCTGGCGCGAGACCGAGTGGATGAAGGCGATGGGCATCACCACGGGCTCGGTCGACCCCTCAACGGGCAAGCTCATTTTCGATCCGACTGCTCCCGTCACACGCCAGGCCATGGCCGCCTTCCTCGCTCGTTACGCGCACGCCTCGACAACGACGCCCGCCACCCCGAGTTTCACCGACGTCGATGCGAGCAACCCGTTCTATGCGCAGATCGAATGGATGCACGCCACCGGCCTCACCACGGGGTATGACAATGGCGACGGCACCTTCTCGTTCCATCCCGACGAAGCCGTGAGCCGGCAGGCCATGGCGGCCTTCCTCTATCGCTACGCCCAGCAGCACGGTGCCGCCTAG
- a CDS encoding glycosyltransferase produces MRLFVDLSSTQDPISAERGIPTYAREFARAIEKAEPELVTAYGIENEGPLPAGLDFLLPTGKLQRIRNGRLGIHGTNDFVFDVWHDLSPFYDLSSEYFRFITESRSKLVVTLYDLIPLIFDDVYLSKIEVRANYYRSLSIVQQADKVMCISQSAADDGIRLLGLDPDKVFVVGTGVEARYQPTDDRAGAYRKAARGVKGLREGFVLYTGGIDHRKNIEGLLEAFSLVPRELRAAHQLVVVCRVTKETKKYLHTLAARLGILDDILFTGFVSSEHLLELSQSAHLFVFPSLYEGFGLPAAEAMMCHTPCIVGDNSSLVEVMPLADARFNAEDPSDIARAIVRGITDEPFRQRLIDVAQQSDFSWKAVAEKALPIYHSLENFTSPGPAVVDPDARQRIALVSPMPPTQSGVADYSARLLDEFVKVADVDVFTQADADRPELPGVRWFQYSAYPFVTTLDGPYNDTIFCMGNSTFHYPVLDLLRREQRGTVMQHDVNIQDMLMVAHRLQPDLVSRQNLDTLHRRNAGQLPENLQHYRAHDASSYYTYNSPMSAEPLAFSDDFIVHNISAATLARLESAQEEAAKIRVIPFGHRAVDAQSIDGPRDAVVSMGILAGRKRSIVIARAFALLAPIFPDLTFALVGESLLGDEGQQQLDEIIAEADLGDQLVITGRTSDSEYDEWLRRAKVAVQLRERSFGESSAAIADCFSFGAPVVASNVGPVRELPDDALLKVAPEIGAVDLAAVLAELLTDRQRLQSMHRAAIDHAEKNSFARAAEAVLDKSLGQHPLLEELQRAY; encoded by the coding sequence GTGCGTCTCTTCGTCGATCTGTCGAGCACTCAAGACCCGATCAGCGCTGAGCGTGGTATTCCGACCTACGCGCGCGAATTCGCGCGGGCCATCGAGAAGGCAGAACCCGAGCTCGTCACCGCGTACGGCATCGAGAACGAGGGTCCGTTACCGGCCGGTCTCGACTTTCTGCTGCCGACCGGAAAGCTGCAGCGCATCCGCAACGGCCGTCTCGGCATTCACGGCACGAACGACTTCGTTTTCGATGTGTGGCACGACCTCTCGCCGTTCTACGACCTTTCGAGCGAGTACTTCAGGTTCATCACCGAGTCGCGGTCGAAACTCGTCGTAACCCTGTACGACCTCATTCCGCTGATTTTCGATGACGTCTATCTCTCGAAGATCGAGGTTCGCGCCAACTACTACCGCAGTCTCTCGATCGTGCAGCAGGCCGACAAGGTCATGTGCATCTCGCAATCGGCTGCAGACGACGGGATCCGGTTGCTCGGTCTCGACCCCGACAAGGTGTTCGTCGTCGGTACGGGCGTCGAAGCCCGTTACCAGCCGACGGATGACCGGGCGGGCGCCTACCGTAAGGCGGCCCGGGGCGTGAAAGGGCTGCGCGAGGGCTTCGTGCTCTACACCGGTGGCATCGACCATCGTAAGAACATCGAGGGGCTGCTCGAAGCGTTCAGCCTGGTGCCTCGCGAACTGCGAGCGGCTCACCAGCTGGTCGTCGTCTGTCGGGTGACGAAAGAGACGAAGAAGTACCTGCACACGCTCGCTGCTCGCCTCGGCATTCTCGACGACATTCTGTTCACCGGTTTCGTGTCGTCGGAGCACCTGCTCGAGCTTTCGCAGTCGGCGCACCTGTTCGTCTTTCCGTCGTTGTACGAGGGTTTCGGACTGCCGGCTGCAGAGGCGATGATGTGCCACACACCGTGCATCGTCGGTGACAACTCCTCGCTCGTCGAGGTGATGCCGCTGGCCGACGCCCGTTTCAACGCCGAAGACCCGTCTGACATCGCTCGGGCGATTGTGCGCGGAATCACCGACGAGCCGTTTCGGCAGCGGCTGATCGACGTCGCCCAGCAGAGCGATTTTTCGTGGAAGGCGGTGGCAGAGAAGGCTCTGCCCATCTACCACTCCCTCGAGAACTTCACGAGTCCGGGTCCGGCGGTCGTCGACCCCGACGCCCGCCAGCGCATCGCTCTGGTGTCTCCGATGCCGCCGACCCAGAGCGGTGTGGCCGACTACAGCGCCCGCCTGCTCGACGAATTCGTCAAGGTCGCCGACGTCGACGTCTTCACTCAGGCCGACGCCGACCGCCCCGAGCTGCCCGGTGTGCGCTGGTTCCAATACAGCGCGTACCCGTTCGTCACGACCCTCGACGGTCCGTACAACGACACGATTTTCTGTATGGGCAACAGTACGTTCCACTATCCGGTGCTCGACCTGCTGCGGCGCGAACAGCGCGGAACCGTGATGCAGCACGATGTCAACATCCAAGACATGCTGATGGTCGCCCACCGCCTGCAGCCCGACCTGGTGTCGCGGCAGAACCTCGACACGCTGCATCGCCGCAACGCGGGCCAGCTGCCGGAGAACCTGCAGCACTATCGCGCTCACGACGCGTCGTCGTATTACACCTACAATTCGCCGATGTCTGCCGAGCCGCTCGCCTTCTCCGACGACTTCATCGTGCACAACATCTCGGCGGCCACGCTCGCTCGGCTGGAGTCTGCGCAAGAAGAGGCTGCGAAGATCAGGGTGATCCCCTTCGGACATCGGGCTGTCGACGCGCAGAGCATCGACGGGCCGCGCGACGCCGTCGTGTCGATGGGCATTCTGGCGGGCCGCAAGCGATCCATTGTGATTGCGCGGGCATTCGCGCTCTTGGCGCCGATCTTTCCCGATCTCACGTTTGCGCTCGTCGGCGAGAGCCTGCTCGGCGACGAGGGGCAGCAGCAGCTCGACGAGATCATCGCCGAGGCAGACCTCGGGGATCAGCTCGTGATCACCGGGCGAACCTCAGACAGCGAATACGACGAGTGGCTGCGCCGCGCAAAGGTCGCCGTTCAGTTGCGCGAGCGGTCGTTCGGCGAGTCGTCGGCGGCCATCGCCGACTGCTTCAGCTTCGGTGCTCCGGTCGTGGCCAGCAATGTCGGCCCCGTGCGCGAGCTTCCCGACGATGCCCTGCTCAAAGTCGCGCCGGAGATCGGCGCGGTCGACCTCGCTGCCGTTCTGGCCGAGTTGCTGACAGATCGCCAGCGCCTGCAGTCGATGCACCGTGCCGCCATCGACCACGCCGAGAAGAACTCGTTCGCCCGGGCCGCCGAGGCGGTTCTCGACAAGTCGCTCGGCCAGCATCCGTTGCTCGAAGAGCTGCAGCGGGCCTACTGA
- a CDS encoding O-antigen ligase family protein: MSRTDRDPFAPASPLPAAAGANARARAHASDPGTRRRRTLAVLVLIAALGGDAWQSLLGWPAFVVLVAALAAACLVSLVRGRSTRTLPLARYSKPLAAFLVLCTVSLLWSHYPGATLLGVLSQWLTAIAGFFIAVSLSWLEILRVLGTALRWLLGLSLLFEFVVAVFVRHPVGALWLLAPGQKPPPDYQWSEGNLFNGGALQGIVGNRNLLAFLVLLALIVFVIELVERTRRPLPSILWIGVALLEHALTRSATVLLATIGVGFVLAVALVIRRVPVNKRLVVYPFGIVGLLGITIFTLNLSDQLFPLLHRGDNLTGRIEIWNTVLNLAWQHPVLGWGWVSYWAPWAEPFKNLIVIDGTVYLQAHNAWIDVFLQLGLVGLFVFSCLIAATIIRSWWMAVDRPGPVVGVETPYQAVALLPLLLLAALIIQSLTESRLIVEGNFLLLVLLASKVKLDPLPLGPPPRAVR, translated from the coding sequence ATGTCCAGAACCGATCGAGACCCGTTTGCGCCCGCGTCGCCGCTCCCCGCGGCCGCGGGCGCAAACGCACGCGCACGCGCACACGCAAGCGACCCGGGCACGCGGCGACGCCGAACGCTGGCCGTTCTCGTGCTCATCGCAGCGCTGGGCGGTGACGCCTGGCAGAGCCTGCTCGGCTGGCCGGCGTTCGTCGTGTTGGTCGCAGCTCTCGCCGCTGCGTGTCTTGTTTCGCTCGTGCGCGGAAGGTCGACGCGCACCCTGCCGCTGGCACGATATTCGAAGCCTCTGGCCGCGTTTCTGGTGCTCTGCACCGTCTCGCTCCTCTGGTCGCACTACCCCGGCGCCACGCTGCTCGGGGTGCTCTCGCAGTGGCTGACCGCCATCGCCGGCTTCTTCATCGCCGTCTCACTCTCGTGGCTCGAGATTCTGCGAGTGCTCGGCACGGCGCTTCGCTGGCTGCTCGGCCTGTCGTTGCTCTTCGAGTTCGTGGTGGCTGTCTTCGTGCGGCATCCGGTGGGCGCGCTGTGGCTGCTCGCCCCGGGCCAGAAGCCGCCGCCGGATTACCAATGGAGCGAGGGCAATCTTTTCAACGGCGGGGCCCTTCAGGGCATCGTGGGCAACCGCAACCTGCTGGCGTTTCTCGTGCTGCTGGCCCTCATCGTGTTCGTCATCGAGCTGGTGGAGAGAACGCGCCGACCGCTGCCGAGCATCCTGTGGATCGGCGTGGCGCTGCTCGAACACGCCCTCACCCGCTCGGCGACTGTACTGCTGGCGACGATCGGCGTCGGCTTCGTGCTTGCGGTGGCGCTGGTCATCCGCCGGGTTCCCGTGAACAAGCGGCTCGTCGTCTATCCGTTCGGCATCGTGGGGCTGCTCGGTATCACGATCTTCACGCTGAACCTCTCCGATCAGCTCTTTCCGCTGCTGCACCGCGGCGACAACCTCACCGGGCGCATCGAGATCTGGAACACCGTGCTGAACCTCGCCTGGCAGCATCCGGTGCTGGGCTGGGGGTGGGTGAGCTACTGGGCGCCCTGGGCAGAGCCGTTCAAGAACCTGATCGTCATCGACGGCACCGTGTACCTGCAGGCGCACAACGCCTGGATCGACGTGTTTCTGCAGCTGGGGCTCGTGGGGCTGTTCGTGTTCTCGTGCCTCATCGCTGCCACGATCATCCGGTCGTGGTGGATGGCCGTGGATCGCCCCGGGCCGGTCGTCGGTGTCGAGACGCCCTACCAGGCGGTCGCCCTGCTGCCGCTGCTACTGCTGGCGGCATTGATCATTCAGAGCCTCACCGAGAGCCGGCTGATCGTCGAGGGCAACTTTCTGCTGCTGGTGCTGCTGGCGTCGAAGGTGAAACTCGACCCGCTGCCGCTCGGGCCACCGCCGCGCGCCGTCAGGTGA
- the manA gene encoding mannose-6-phosphate isomerase, class I has translation MFVQITNTPRDYAWGSERAITDLLGLEPTGKPEAELWLGAHPGSPSVIEHPEQVGGSRTLTEWLASEPERASGAHAGQLPYLLKILAADKPLSLQAHPTLAMARAGFDRENAAGLAADAPNRNYKDALHKPEVIYALSDTFDALCGFRSVDEIRAVIAELAAADARAAVSEPELLAALASQLRGHTAEALRTSVEWLLSGSEQVSALVAQVTALVNDDPQLAASAPDAAGSTPATAGPFADALATVRALAAEYPGDPGVVLSLLLNRVTLKRGEALFLPAGNIHAYLKGLGVELMAASDNVLRGGLTPKYIDVPELLHVLQFASLPVPYLEPEHPAPGVEVFQPDVIDFVLVRLALGEMSGDPADAVTTASYSPLGPAIVICTAGSLTVASATGEAVVSRGDSFYITPDEGPLTVSGSGELFLAAPGAAA, from the coding sequence ATGTTTGTGCAGATCACCAACACGCCTCGTGACTACGCGTGGGGCTCTGAGCGAGCGATCACCGATCTGCTCGGGCTCGAGCCCACGGGCAAGCCCGAGGCCGAGCTCTGGTTGGGGGCGCACCCGGGGTCGCCGAGTGTGATCGAGCACCCCGAGCAGGTGGGCGGCTCTCGCACGCTCACCGAGTGGCTGGCGAGTGAGCCCGAACGGGCATCCGGTGCCCACGCGGGGCAGCTGCCCTACCTGCTGAAGATCTTGGCGGCCGACAAGCCGCTGTCGCTGCAGGCGCATCCGACGCTGGCGATGGCCCGGGCCGGGTTCGACCGTGAGAACGCCGCGGGGCTCGCAGCCGATGCGCCGAACCGCAACTACAAAGACGCGCTGCACAAGCCCGAAGTCATCTACGCGCTGAGCGACACGTTCGACGCCCTGTGCGGCTTTCGGTCGGTCGACGAGATTCGCGCCGTGATAGCCGAGCTGGCGGCGGCGGATGCCCGTGCGGCTGTCTCCGAACCCGAACTGCTGGCTGCCTTGGCCTCGCAGCTGCGCGGGCACACCGCCGAGGCGCTGCGCACCAGCGTGGAATGGTTGCTCTCGGGCTCGGAGCAGGTGTCGGCCCTGGTGGCGCAGGTGACGGCGCTGGTCAACGACGACCCGCAGCTTGCTGCAAGCGCACCGGATGCAGCGGGGTCGACCCCCGCGACCGCCGGGCCGTTCGCCGACGCGCTGGCCACGGTTCGTGCGTTGGCCGCGGAGTATCCCGGTGACCCCGGCGTCGTGCTCTCGTTGCTGCTGAACCGCGTCACGCTGAAGCGCGGCGAGGCGCTGTTCTTGCCGGCGGGCAACATCCACGCCTACCTGAAGGGGCTGGGTGTTGAGTTGATGGCGGCCTCCGACAACGTGCTGCGTGGCGGGCTGACGCCGAAATACATCGATGTGCCCGAGCTGCTGCATGTGCTGCAGTTCGCGTCGTTGCCCGTGCCTTACCTCGAGCCCGAGCATCCGGCCCCCGGGGTCGAGGTGTTTCAGCCCGACGTGATCGACTTCGTGCTCGTGCGTCTTGCCCTCGGCGAAATGAGCGGTGACCCTGCTGACGCGGTGACGACGGCCTCATACTCCCCACTGGGCCCGGCCATCGTCATCTGCACGGCGGGCTCGCTGACGGTGGCCTCAGCGACCGGCGAGGCCGTCGTCTCGCGCGGCGACTCGTTCTACATCACTCCCGACGAGGGCCCTCTCACCGTCTCGGGCTCCGGCGAGCTCTTTCTCGCGGCCCCCGGCGCCGCCGCCTGA
- a CDS encoding carboxypeptidase-like regulatory domain-containing protein, which yields MNTESIRRGRTRIGATLASALVASALIAGSIVVGAGPANASSTAGATVHAVAQASSDTDLSTRGDHAAGLGDSTARALPADVSLADIAASGSHLAPPSAQTQAVQADSGTAIIAGRVSDSSAGGASVPNFMVYAVDRSFNPIAEGVTDANGFYRVNGLAAGEYTLWARPLDPSTNFKSQWWGHQQFPENATFFSVKAGQLLNPYDFGVTQGGSRVTGNVRTQYGALTADVFVGAYDASDNLIGYDFTSTYGSYEIIGLPESTVKVAFLGSDSSGLGWIWYNNSQTYAGATPIHLSSGSQVGLGDTFLKPISAIAGNVTNVANQPVAGISIYAYDADGMEAQATTDASGNYSMNLAQGSYTVDYYDPNGDYAYQWWQNAATEAEATTVTVGSSPASLNVVLQKSAIVGGTVAVGADHPANIEATLSRSVNGNFVTYYTQNVASDGTFSFTRVAPGTYELSFADTSGFPVTYPLTWQGPDGTNADFVVTAGQTVAADVQMKATGFADISINHTFAEPISWMSVSGLSNGYVVDGVRYYKPTDEVQRQAMAAFLYRFARTSFTPPTTASFADVPVGSPFFTEIEWMKAEGITTGNIDPVSGELVYDPTDPVSRQAMAAFLYRFAHATATAPATPTFTDVSAANPFYAQIEWMASTHLTTGYPNGDGTLSFHPQESVSRQAMAAFLYRYAQQQDAVK from the coding sequence GTGAATACAGAATCGATTCGGCGCGGCCGCACGCGCATCGGTGCAACACTCGCCAGTGCACTGGTTGCGAGCGCTCTGATCGCGGGCTCGATCGTTGTCGGCGCAGGGCCGGCGAACGCGAGCAGCACCGCTGGCGCGACGGTACATGCTGTCGCGCAGGCGTCATCAGACACCGACTTGTCTACACGGGGCGACCACGCCGCCGGTCTGGGCGATTCTACCGCCCGGGCCCTTCCGGCCGATGTCTCTCTCGCCGATATCGCGGCATCCGGTTCTCACCTGGCTCCACCCAGCGCCCAGACACAGGCTGTGCAGGCCGACTCGGGCACAGCGATCATCGCGGGCCGGGTCTCCGACTCGTCGGCGGGCGGCGCGAGCGTACCCAACTTCATGGTCTACGCGGTCGACCGCTCCTTCAACCCGATCGCCGAAGGCGTGACCGATGCCAACGGCTTCTACCGGGTCAACGGACTCGCAGCCGGGGAGTACACGCTGTGGGCCCGGCCGCTCGACCCGAGCACGAACTTCAAGAGCCAATGGTGGGGGCACCAGCAGTTTCCCGAAAACGCCACGTTCTTCTCTGTGAAAGCCGGCCAGCTTCTCAACCCCTACGACTTCGGCGTGACCCAGGGAGGCTCTCGTGTGACCGGCAACGTGCGCACGCAATACGGAGCCCTGACCGCCGATGTCTTCGTTGGCGCGTACGACGCCTCAGACAACCTCATCGGCTACGACTTCACCTCCACCTACGGCTCGTACGAAATCATCGGACTTCCAGAGTCGACGGTGAAAGTGGCGTTCCTCGGCTCCGACTCCAGCGGTCTCGGCTGGATCTGGTACAACAACTCTCAAACGTACGCAGGCGCTACACCGATCCACTTATCGTCCGGCTCTCAGGTCGGCCTAGGAGATACCTTCCTGAAGCCGATCAGCGCCATCGCGGGCAACGTCACGAACGTGGCGAACCAGCCTGTTGCGGGAATCTCTATCTACGCCTATGACGCGGACGGAATGGAGGCCCAAGCCACAACGGACGCCTCTGGCAACTACAGCATGAACCTCGCTCAGGGCAGCTATACGGTCGACTACTACGACCCGAATGGCGATTACGCGTACCAGTGGTGGCAGAACGCCGCGACGGAGGCGGAGGCGACCACGGTCACGGTGGGCTCATCGCCCGCGAGCCTCAACGTCGTCTTGCAGAAGAGCGCGATCGTGGGCGGCACGGTTGCGGTCGGCGCCGATCATCCGGCGAACATCGAAGCGACCCTTTCGCGTTCGGTGAACGGCAACTTCGTGACGTATTACACGCAAAACGTCGCATCCGATGGCACGTTCTCGTTCACGCGAGTGGCGCCGGGCACCTACGAGCTCTCGTTCGCCGACACCAGCGGGTTCCCAGTGACCTATCCGCTCACCTGGCAGGGCCCTGACGGCACGAACGCCGATTTCGTGGTCACAGCAGGTCAGACCGTCGCCGCAGACGTGCAGATGAAGGCCACCGGCTTCGCCGACATCAGCATCAACCACACGTTCGCCGAACCTATCTCGTGGATGTCCGTCTCCGGGCTCTCGAACGGCTACGTCGTCGACGGCGTGCGTTACTACAAGCCCACCGACGAGGTGCAGCGCCAAGCGATGGCGGCGTTCCTCTACCGATTCGCGCGCACCTCGTTCACGCCGCCGACGACCGCCTCGTTCGCCGACGTGCCGGTGGGCAGCCCGTTCTTCACCGAGATCGAATGGATGAAAGCCGAAGGCATCACAACAGGGAACATCGACCCCGTCTCCGGCGAGCTCGTGTACGACCCCACCGATCCCGTGTCACGTCAGGCGATGGCGGCATTCCTCTACCGGTTCGCGCACGCGACGGCTACCGCGCCGGCGACCCCGACCTTCACCGATGTCTCGGCGGCGAATCCGTTCTACGCGCAGATCGAGTGGATGGCCTCCACCCACCTCACCACGGGGTACCCCAACGGCGACGGCACGCTCTCGTTCCACCCGCAGGAATCCGTCTCCCGTCAGGCGATGGCGGCCTTCCTCTACCGCTACGCCCAGCAGCAAGACGCCGTGAAGTAG